A stretch of Kyrpidia spormannii DNA encodes these proteins:
- the dnaK gene encoding molecular chaperone DnaK, giving the protein MGKVIGIDLGTTNSCVAVMEGGEPVVIPNAEGGRTTPSVVAFTKTGERLVGDVAKRQAITNPDRTIISIKRHMGSDYRVTIDDKSYTPQQISAMILQKLKADAEAYLGETITQAVITVPAYFNDSQRQATVDAGKIAGLDVLRIVNEPTAASLAYGLDKEEDQTILVFDLGGGTFDVSILELGDGVFEVKATSGNNRLGGDDFDQRIIDYLIDQFKKETGIDLSQDRMALQRLKDAAEKAKKELSSALTTTISLPFISADATGPKHLEVNLTRAKFEELTADLVEMTLGPTRQALADAGLNPSQIDKVILVGGSTRIPAVQEAIRKFIGKEPSKGVNPDEVVAVGAAIQAGVLTGEVKDIVLLDVTPLSLGIETLGGVFTKLIERNTTIPTSKSQVFTTAADNQTSVEIHVLQGEREMARDNKTLGRFTLSDIPPAPRGVPQIEVTFDIDANGIVNVSAKDLGTGKSQKITITASSGLSKEEVERMVKEAQAHAEEDRKRREEIEIRNQADSLVYSTDKTLKDIGDKVDKSDVERAEAAKQKVKDALAGNDIEAIKKAMDELQQVVQQLSVKLYQQTSANSTQTGSTTGGAAGGVKDEKVVDADYTVVDDDKK; this is encoded by the coding sequence ATGGGAAAAGTCATCGGCATTGACCTGGGTACCACCAACTCGTGCGTGGCGGTCATGGAGGGCGGTGAGCCCGTGGTCATCCCCAATGCCGAAGGGGGTCGCACCACGCCGTCGGTGGTGGCGTTTACAAAAACCGGAGAACGGCTGGTGGGGGACGTCGCCAAACGTCAAGCCATCACCAACCCGGATCGGACCATCATTTCCATCAAACGTCATATGGGGTCCGATTACCGGGTGACGATCGATGACAAATCTTACACACCCCAGCAGATCTCGGCGATGATCCTGCAGAAATTGAAAGCGGATGCCGAGGCGTATCTCGGAGAGACCATCACCCAAGCGGTGATCACCGTGCCGGCGTATTTTAATGACAGCCAGCGCCAGGCCACGGTGGATGCCGGCAAGATCGCCGGCCTGGATGTGTTGCGGATCGTCAACGAGCCGACGGCGGCCTCCCTGGCCTACGGCTTGGACAAAGAAGAAGATCAGACCATCCTCGTGTTCGACTTGGGTGGTGGCACCTTCGACGTGTCGATCCTCGAACTCGGGGATGGCGTGTTTGAAGTCAAGGCCACCAGCGGGAACAACCGTTTGGGAGGAGACGACTTCGATCAGAGAATCATCGATTATCTGATCGATCAGTTCAAAAAAGAGACGGGGATTGACCTCAGTCAAGACCGGATGGCTCTGCAGCGGCTGAAAGACGCGGCGGAAAAGGCGAAAAAAGAGCTATCCAGCGCCTTGACCACGACGATCTCCCTGCCTTTTATCTCAGCGGATGCCACAGGGCCGAAACATTTGGAGGTCAACCTCACCCGGGCCAAATTCGAAGAGTTGACGGCTGATCTCGTGGAGATGACCCTGGGGCCCACCCGCCAGGCCTTGGCCGATGCGGGCCTGAACCCTTCGCAAATTGACAAAGTCATCCTGGTGGGTGGATCCACCCGCATCCCGGCGGTACAAGAAGCGATTCGGAAATTTATCGGCAAGGAGCCGTCCAAGGGCGTAAACCCGGACGAAGTGGTGGCGGTAGGGGCGGCTATCCAGGCCGGAGTGTTGACCGGCGAGGTCAAGGACATCGTGTTGTTGGATGTCACCCCTCTGTCCCTGGGCATTGAAACGTTGGGTGGGGTGTTCACCAAGCTGATCGAGCGCAACACGACGATTCCCACCTCGAAGAGCCAGGTGTTCACCACTGCGGCGGATAACCAGACGTCGGTGGAGATCCACGTGCTCCAAGGCGAACGAGAGATGGCCCGGGACAACAAGACGTTGGGTCGCTTTACATTGTCCGATATTCCTCCTGCGCCCCGGGGGGTGCCCCAGATCGAGGTGACCTTCGACATCGATGCGAATGGGATTGTGAATGTCTCGGCCAAAGATCTGGGGACGGGAAAAAGCCAAAAGATCACTATCACGGCATCCAGCGGGCTGTCCAAAGAGGAAGTGGAGCGGATGGTGAAAGAAGCCCAGGCCCACGCCGAAGAAGACCGCAAGCGCCGGGAAGAAATCGAGATCCGCAACCAGGCGGATTCCTTGGTTTATAGCACGGATAAAACCCTTAAAGATATCGGGGACAAAGTGGACAAATCTGACGTGGAACGGGCCGAGGCGGCGAAGCAAAAGGTGAAGGATGCTCTGGCCGGAAACGATATAGAAGCAATCAAGAAAGCCATGGACGAATTGCAACAGGTCGTCCAGCAATTGTCGGTGAAACTGTACCAACAGACATCGGCGAACAGTACCCAAACGGGTTCTACGACCGGCGGGGCCGCGGGCGGCGTGAAAGACGAAAAAGTGGTGGACGCCGATTACACTGTGGTGGACGACGACAAAAAGTGA
- the hrcA gene encoding heat-inducible transcriptional repressor HrcA produces the protein MLTERQQLILRLIVDDYIRSAEPVGSRTISKRMETHLSPATIRNEMSDLEEMGYLEQPHTSAGRVPSHKGYRFYVDHLMQPPMLNDREVAVIRRLFQERLEAMEHVVRQTAGILSTLTNYTAFVLGPMGEDAKLRHIQVVPLGEWAAVAILVTDTGHVEKKTVILPDPADLADIERLVEVLNRRLVGVSISELKEKLEQEIGLELRRHLDRFERGLALVDELTASSEEKVYVGGTSKILEQPEFRDLEKLKPLLVMLEDAHGVARLVGVPQKQGVQVRIGYENELSAVHECTVATATYRFYGGRIGVIGVVGPTRMAYRRVIGVLNVLSHVLSDLFNREGA, from the coding sequence GTGCTCACTGAACGGCAACAACTGATCCTGCGGTTGATTGTCGACGATTATATCCGTTCTGCCGAACCCGTCGGTTCTCGTACGATATCGAAACGGATGGAGACACATTTAAGCCCGGCCACCATTCGGAATGAAATGAGTGATCTGGAGGAGATGGGATACCTGGAGCAACCGCACACCTCAGCGGGACGGGTCCCTTCTCATAAAGGATATCGCTTTTATGTCGACCATCTGATGCAACCGCCTATGCTCAACGACCGGGAAGTTGCCGTGATTCGGCGACTGTTTCAGGAACGGTTGGAAGCCATGGAGCATGTGGTCAGACAGACGGCGGGAATTCTGTCCACGTTGACCAACTACACGGCTTTTGTGCTGGGCCCCATGGGCGAGGATGCCAAGTTGCGCCATATTCAGGTGGTGCCCTTGGGAGAGTGGGCGGCGGTGGCCATCCTTGTGACGGACACGGGTCACGTGGAGAAGAAAACGGTGATTCTTCCGGATCCGGCAGACCTGGCGGACATCGAGCGATTGGTGGAGGTGCTCAACCGCCGTTTGGTCGGGGTGTCTATCAGTGAGTTGAAGGAAAAACTGGAACAGGAGATCGGCCTGGAGTTGCGCCGGCACTTGGATCGGTTTGAACGCGGGTTGGCGCTGGTCGATGAACTGACGGCTTCGTCCGAGGAGAAAGTGTATGTGGGGGGCACGTCCAAGATCTTGGAACAGCCGGAGTTTAGGGATCTGGAGAAGTTAAAACCCCTGTTGGTCATGTTGGAAGACGCCCATGGTGTGGCCCGATTGGTGGGAGTGCCGCAGAAACAGGGTGTACAGGTTCGCATCGGGTACGAGAACGAACTGTCCGCGGTTCACGAGTGCACGGTGGCAACGGCCACGTACCGATTTTACGGCGGACGGATCGGAGTGATCGGCGTCGTGGGGCCCACGCGAATGGCGTACAGACGGGTGATCGGTGTGTTGAATGTGTTATCTCACGTGTTGAGCGATCTGTTCAATCGCGAAGGCGCTTGA
- the paaA gene encoding 1,2-phenylacetyl-CoA epoxidase subunit PaaA — MERINRGERIEATDWMPDEYRHLVLKQIHMHGISEVMGAYPEKEWVPKAPTLRRKLAIMAKVQDEVGHGQLLLRVAEDIAAPLGKVRDDMIEDLFVDKVKFHNVFHMEARTWADAGLIGWLVDGSAIITQVSLLGSSYGPYARVLKRIAAEESFHMQHGESICLALANGTPTQKDMLQDALNRWWESLMFFFGPPLMSSAAQKMMDYRIRTKTNEQLRQKFLTRYVPRIRALGLEIPDPALRYDEEKKVWSYTQPDWEKFYHIVKHNAGPKSQERLALRKQAHEGQRWVREAMSRTREKEKDLAVV; from the coding sequence ATGGAACGCATCAACCGCGGCGAGCGGATTGAAGCCACGGACTGGATGCCGGATGAGTATCGGCACTTGGTGCTCAAGCAGATCCACATGCACGGGATCAGCGAGGTGATGGGGGCATACCCGGAGAAGGAGTGGGTTCCCAAGGCCCCGACCTTGCGGCGCAAGTTGGCGATTATGGCCAAGGTTCAGGATGAAGTCGGCCACGGGCAATTACTGCTAAGGGTGGCGGAGGATATCGCAGCTCCCTTGGGGAAAGTCCGGGATGACATGATTGAGGATCTGTTTGTCGACAAGGTCAAGTTTCATAATGTCTTCCATATGGAGGCCAGAACCTGGGCGGATGCTGGGCTGATCGGATGGCTGGTGGACGGATCAGCGATTATCACCCAAGTCTCTTTGCTGGGGTCGTCCTACGGGCCGTATGCCCGGGTTCTGAAGCGCATTGCGGCGGAAGAGAGTTTTCACATGCAGCACGGGGAGTCGATTTGCCTGGCTTTGGCGAACGGAACTCCGACCCAGAAAGACATGCTCCAGGATGCCCTCAACCGATGGTGGGAATCTCTCATGTTCTTCTTCGGGCCTCCGCTGATGTCTTCGGCGGCTCAGAAGATGATGGATTATCGCATCCGCACGAAGACCAACGAACAGTTGCGGCAGAAGTTTTTGACCAGGTATGTACCGCGGATTCGGGCACTTGGACTGGAGATTCCAGATCCGGCCCTTCGCTATGACGAAGAGAAAAAGGTCTGGAGCTACACCCAGCCCGATTGGGAAAAGTTTTACCACATCGTGAAACACAACGCCGGGCCCAAGTCCCAAGAGCGGTTGGCGTTGCGGAAACAGGCTCATGAAGGCCAGCGCTGGGTGCGGGAAGCGATGAGCCGGACCCGGGAAAAAGAGAAAGATTTGGCCGTGGTCTGA
- the grpE gene encoding nucleotide exchange factor GrpE has product MEEQRRREADSGRESSGGADRPEAGTGPGREAEPQGSEDRREAGKEERSETSAGEEMGQRRDEGETGQGPDTGEGDGADVAAEMERLREEVESWRGRALRMQADFENFRRRTRQEREEWAASATMGVIERLLPVLDHLELALQSGQQSTDVQSLLQGVEMVVRQFREILEGEGVRTIETVGMPFDPNVHEAVAQVPDSGQPPGTIIEEFRKGYRYKDRVLRPAMVKVSGDTGGN; this is encoded by the coding sequence GTGGAAGAACAGCGGCGAAGGGAGGCGGATTCCGGCCGGGAGTCCAGCGGGGGCGCAGACCGTCCCGAGGCGGGGACAGGCCCGGGACGAGAGGCAGAGCCCCAGGGATCAGAAGATCGCCGGGAGGCCGGGAAGGAAGAGCGCAGTGAAACCAGCGCCGGCGAAGAGATGGGTCAGCGGCGTGACGAAGGGGAAACGGGCCAGGGTCCCGATACCGGGGAGGGAGACGGGGCCGATGTGGCTGCGGAGATGGAGCGACTCCGGGAGGAGGTTGAGTCCTGGCGGGGACGGGCGCTGAGGATGCAGGCAGATTTTGAGAACTTCCGGCGCCGGACCCGGCAAGAGCGGGAAGAGTGGGCGGCCTCGGCGACGATGGGCGTCATCGAGCGGCTTTTGCCGGTGCTGGACCATCTGGAGCTGGCTCTCCAGTCCGGCCAGCAGTCCACGGATGTGCAGTCGCTTCTTCAAGGGGTCGAGATGGTGGTGCGCCAATTTCGAGAGATCCTGGAAGGGGAAGGCGTCCGGACCATCGAGACTGTCGGCATGCCTTTTGATCCGAATGTCCACGAGGCCGTTGCCCAGGTGCCCGATTCCGGGCAGCCGCCGGGCACGATTATAGAGGAATTTCGCAAGGGATATCGGTATAAAGATCGCGTGTTGCGGCCTGCGATGGTGAAAGTCAGCGGAGATACAGGAGGGAACTAG
- a CDS encoding alpha/beta fold hydrolase, giving the protein MMVRRRVTERRVEGGGGLWLYVEESGNPAGRPIVFFHGYSQNHLVWLKQTESDLAEEFRLIAVDLRGHGRSDKPQGVYGDSRLWAEDVAGVLRDLELAQPVLVGWSYSGLVLCDYVRHYGQEAIGGLVFVGAVTRTGVKESFADLGDEFVALVRPSFSNVVTESQSAMEQLIHLTMKGLLSEEEFYLFLGFNGAVPPHVREGMMKRKLSNDDLLPTIQNPVLIVHGSEDRVVLPAAAERHAGMIPKARLRIYPGAGHSPFWENPGRFNEELREFVRSI; this is encoded by the coding sequence ATGATGGTGCGCAGGCGTGTGACGGAACGGCGGGTGGAGGGCGGGGGCGGACTTTGGCTCTATGTGGAGGAAAGCGGAAATCCCGCGGGTCGACCCATCGTGTTTTTCCACGGTTATTCCCAGAATCACTTGGTCTGGCTCAAACAGACCGAGTCCGATCTGGCGGAAGAATTCCGCCTGATCGCGGTGGATCTCCGGGGCCACGGGAGATCCGACAAGCCTCAGGGGGTATACGGAGATTCCCGGCTTTGGGCGGAGGATGTGGCCGGGGTTCTCCGGGATTTGGAGCTGGCCCAGCCGGTTCTTGTAGGATGGTCGTACAGCGGACTTGTGCTCTGTGATTATGTGCGGCATTACGGCCAGGAGGCGATCGGTGGCCTGGTTTTCGTCGGCGCCGTGACCCGGACTGGGGTTAAAGAGTCTTTTGCGGATTTGGGAGATGAGTTTGTGGCCCTGGTTCGGCCTTCCTTTTCAAACGTGGTAACCGAAAGCCAGTCCGCTATGGAGCAATTGATCCATCTCACCATGAAGGGGTTACTGTCCGAAGAAGAATTCTATCTCTTTCTCGGCTTTAACGGGGCGGTTCCGCCTCATGTCCGGGAAGGGATGATGAAGAGGAAGCTGTCCAATGATGATCTTTTACCAACCATTCAAAACCCGGTGTTGATCGTGCACGGGAGTGAAGACCGGGTCGTGCTCCCGGCGGCGGCGGAGCGGCACGCGGGCATGATCCCCAAGGCCCGACTCCGGATCTATCCTGGCGCCGGACACAGTCCCTTCTGGGAAAATCCCGGACGATTTAACGAGGAGTTACGGGAATTTGTCCGATCGATTTGA
- a CDS encoding phenylacetic acid degradation protein, translating into MQLNGSAGDYEVYEVFVQYDHLEHHVHVGSVVSSSGEMALQVARENFLRRDDAVNLWVVPRGQVFATSYEDADFFAKEMDHSYREASGYPENAKLWKSFKQRAIELEDLIRD; encoded by the coding sequence ATGCAGTTGAACGGTTCAGCCGGGGATTACGAGGTTTATGAAGTCTTTGTTCAGTACGATCACCTGGAGCACCACGTGCACGTGGGGAGTGTGGTGTCTTCCTCGGGAGAAATGGCCCTTCAGGTGGCCCGGGAGAATTTTCTCCGCCGGGACGACGCGGTGAATCTCTGGGTCGTGCCCCGGGGCCAGGTGTTTGCCACCTCTTATGAAGATGCGGACTTTTTCGCCAAGGAAATGGATCATTCTTATCGGGAAGCCAGCGGGTATCCCGAGAACGCGAAGTTGTGGAAATCGTTCAAACAACGGGCCATTGAGCTGGAGGATTTGATTCGAGACTGA
- the prmA gene encoding 50S ribosomal protein L11 methyltransferase → MNDLWTVVELRTTKEAVEAATAKMRDLGAQGVAVEEADPLGPDFVPKFGEIYEPEGTAGKPGMGNKDVASESPGAPRWAEVATPAVGPGEAVVTGYWPGEPHRWQHISALLKNWLDLLPTWGLDPGKGDIAVRTVREADWADAWKQYYRPVTVRGRERVLTVCPAWETYMPELGEVVVRIDPGMAFGTGTHETTRLCLGWLLDEVTPGCRVLDVGCGSGILSVSAAALGAGRVLAVDLDPLAVEAAWHNVEVAGVADRVEVRRGDLLDGIKERGDLIVANLLADLVERLLPDVHRCLTPKGRFLASGILVEQEDRLAQAMEAAGLSVREIRRDGAWCALSGELFR, encoded by the coding sequence GTGAATGATCTGTGGACCGTGGTGGAGTTGCGCACGACGAAAGAGGCCGTCGAGGCGGCGACGGCGAAGATGCGGGATCTCGGGGCGCAGGGGGTGGCCGTCGAGGAGGCCGACCCCTTGGGCCCTGATTTTGTGCCTAAATTCGGCGAGATCTACGAGCCAGAAGGAACGGCAGGAAAACCAGGGATGGGCAACAAGGATGTAGCCTCGGAGAGTCCCGGGGCTCCCAGGTGGGCGGAGGTCGCCACCCCGGCGGTGGGGCCCGGTGAGGCGGTGGTCACGGGGTATTGGCCCGGGGAACCGCATCGATGGCAGCATATCTCCGCTCTCCTCAAAAATTGGTTGGACTTGCTCCCCACGTGGGGTCTCGATCCCGGTAAGGGTGACATCGCCGTCCGCACCGTGCGGGAGGCAGACTGGGCGGATGCGTGGAAGCAGTATTATCGTCCGGTGACGGTAAGGGGCAGGGAGAGAGTCCTGACTGTCTGTCCGGCGTGGGAGACTTATATGCCGGAGCTCGGGGAAGTGGTGGTCCGAATCGATCCCGGCATGGCCTTTGGCACCGGCACCCACGAAACAACCCGTCTGTGTCTAGGATGGCTCTTGGACGAGGTCACCCCGGGGTGTCGGGTGTTGGACGTGGGGTGCGGGTCTGGTATTCTCTCGGTCTCGGCGGCGGCTCTCGGTGCCGGGCGGGTTCTGGCTGTGGATCTGGATCCCCTGGCGGTGGAAGCGGCCTGGCACAATGTAGAGGTGGCCGGTGTGGCGGATCGGGTAGAAGTGCGGCGGGGAGACCTACTGGACGGCATCAAGGAGCGCGGGGACCTGATCGTGGCGAACCTTTTGGCTGACCTTGTAGAGCGATTGCTGCCCGATGTCCACAGGTGCTTGACACCCAAGGGGCGGTTTCTCGCCTCCGGGATTCTCGTGGAACAAGAGGATCGGTTGGCCCAGGCGATGGAGGCTGCGGGGCTTTCGGTTCGAGAGATCCGCCGGGACGGAGCATGGTGTGCCTTGTCGGGTGAACTTTTCCGGTGA
- the paaC gene encoding 1,2-phenylacetyl-CoA epoxidase subunit PaaC: MRVEDAATARGNEEYRRVLTDFLYQLADDDLVLGHRDSEWLGMAPELEEDVAFSSIAQDEVGHATFYYDLLEALGEGRADDLAFGRSAGERKNALMVERENGDWAETIARHYLYDVWETVRLEALKDSGYVPLAQGAAKIIREERYHGLHMETWFRRLGRAGGEAKERLERGVQALWPELGDLFTFGSGEKLLVVHEILPVDPAVLYRRWEERVRPVIEAATLAWPGTPGRPEKSGREGSHTQALEQLLDAMGEVYRMDPAATW; encoded by the coding sequence ATGAGAGTGGAGGATGCCGCCACGGCGCGCGGGAATGAGGAATACCGCCGGGTGTTGACAGATTTTTTGTATCAATTGGCAGACGATGATCTGGTGCTGGGCCATCGGGATTCGGAGTGGCTGGGCATGGCGCCGGAACTGGAGGAGGATGTGGCTTTCAGTTCTATCGCCCAGGACGAGGTCGGTCACGCCACCTTTTATTATGATTTGCTGGAGGCCCTGGGGGAGGGCCGGGCGGACGATTTGGCTTTTGGGCGCAGCGCGGGGGAGCGCAAGAACGCGCTGATGGTGGAGAGAGAAAACGGCGATTGGGCCGAAACCATTGCCAGGCATTATCTCTATGACGTCTGGGAAACGGTGCGCCTGGAGGCCTTGAAGGACTCCGGCTACGTACCCCTGGCCCAAGGGGCCGCGAAGATCATCCGGGAAGAGCGGTACCACGGGCTTCACATGGAGACGTGGTTCCGGCGTTTGGGCCGGGCGGGCGGTGAAGCGAAGGAGCGCTTGGAGCGGGGGGTCCAAGCCCTGTGGCCGGAACTGGGGGATCTGTTTACCTTCGGCTCCGGTGAAAAGTTGCTCGTTGTCCATGAAATTCTCCCGGTGGACCCCGCCGTCCTTTATCGCCGCTGGGAGGAGAGGGTGCGACCGGTGATAGAAGCGGCGACCCTGGCCTGGCCGGGAACGCCTGGACGGCCGGAGAAGAGTGGTCGGGAGGGGAGCCACACCCAGGCTCTGGAGCAGCTCCT
- the hemW gene encoding radical SAM family heme chaperone HemW produces MNRLPVKALYLHVPFCERKCYYCDFNTYVARPEVWQRFVQALVREIRALGRLYPDTVLETVYAGGGTPSLLSCRQWQQIFEALRGSFHLASDAEISLEANPGTVDREKLHVLRELGVNRLSIGAQSFNRELLRRLGRSHGPEEIVHSVELARSVGGFSLNLDLMFGIPGQSMEDWHQSLAAAVGLGPDHLSAYGLKVEEGTPYSRWYDQGVLDLPSEDLEAKMYTALMEFMDKAGYEQYEISNFARPGARCRHNLVYWRNEPYLAAGPGAHGYVDGVRYAVVRKVPVYMELAWKGSSTVEERHEVSDEEEMEDTMILGLRLLEGVGDDRFTQRHGRSLFDVFAEPVERYLRSGLLLKEGSRVRLAREALWISNEVFQSFLALSIDKV; encoded by the coding sequence GTGAACCGGCTGCCGGTGAAGGCCTTGTACTTGCACGTTCCATTCTGTGAGCGCAAATGTTATTACTGCGATTTTAATACCTATGTCGCCAGGCCGGAGGTGTGGCAACGGTTCGTTCAGGCGTTGGTTCGGGAAATCCGCGCCCTTGGCCGCCTCTATCCGGATACGGTCCTAGAGACGGTGTACGCCGGCGGGGGAACGCCGAGTCTCCTGTCTTGCCGCCAGTGGCAACAGATTTTTGAAGCGCTGCGGGGTTCGTTTCACCTCGCCTCGGATGCCGAGATTAGCCTAGAGGCCAACCCGGGCACGGTGGATCGTGAAAAATTGCATGTTCTTCGGGAGCTTGGGGTCAATCGGCTGAGCATCGGGGCGCAGAGCTTCAACAGGGAATTGCTCCGGAGGCTGGGCCGGTCTCACGGGCCGGAGGAGATTGTTCACAGCGTGGAGCTCGCTCGCTCGGTTGGGGGATTTTCCCTCAACCTCGATTTGATGTTCGGCATTCCAGGTCAGAGTATGGAAGATTGGCACCAGAGCTTGGCGGCGGCGGTGGGGCTCGGCCCGGATCACCTGTCCGCTTATGGCTTAAAAGTAGAAGAAGGGACGCCTTACAGCCGGTGGTACGACCAGGGGGTTCTCGACCTGCCTTCCGAAGATCTCGAGGCAAAGATGTATACCGCATTGATGGAATTCATGGATAAAGCAGGGTATGAGCAGTACGAGATCAGCAATTTTGCCCGGCCGGGAGCGCGCTGCCGCCACAACTTGGTGTACTGGCGCAATGAGCCGTACCTGGCCGCCGGTCCGGGAGCCCACGGGTATGTCGACGGGGTGCGGTACGCCGTCGTCCGGAAAGTACCCGTTTATATGGAGCTCGCCTGGAAGGGGAGCTCGACGGTCGAGGAGCGCCATGAGGTCTCTGACGAAGAAGAAATGGAGGACACCATGATTCTGGGGTTGCGGCTGCTGGAAGGGGTGGGGGATGATCGTTTCACCCAGCGCCACGGCCGGTCGCTGTTCGACGTCTTTGCAGAGCCGGTGGAGCGGTATTTGCGCTCTGGGCTCCTCCTTAAGGAAGGCTCTCGGGTTCGGTTGGCTCGGGAGGCGCTTTGGATCAGCAATGAAGTGTTCCAGTCTTTTCTGGCCCTATCCATTGACAAAGTCTGA
- the dnaJ gene encoding molecular chaperone DnaJ yields the protein MSKRDYYEVLGVERGASAEEIKKAYRKLARRYHPDVNKEDPQAADKFKEINEAYEVLSDPEKRSRYDQFGHAGVGQGAGFEGGPGGPGGTGFDFGDFGGFGDIFDMFFGGGRQRTGPLRGADLEYDLSLEFREAAFGVEKEIRVPRTETCDRCGGSGARPGTQVERCPVCGGTGQQENVVNTPLGRMVTRRPCSRCKGEGRIIPDPCPKCQGRGQIRVVRTVSVKVPAGVDTGNRIRMAGHGEPGTRGGPPGDLFIVIHVRPDPVFQREGFDVHCQVPITFTQAALGDDIEVPTLEGRAQLRIPPGTQTGTAFRLKGQGIPRLRGGGRGDEHVQVFVVTPTRLSDRARRLLRELGEELGEDIHEQNQTFFERMKSAFSRDGRNG from the coding sequence GTGAGCAAGCGCGATTATTATGAGGTGCTCGGCGTTGAACGGGGGGCATCCGCCGAGGAGATTAAAAAAGCCTATCGGAAACTGGCGCGCCGTTATCACCCCGATGTGAACAAAGAGGATCCCCAGGCGGCCGATAAATTCAAGGAGATCAACGAAGCATACGAGGTTCTATCGGACCCGGAAAAAAGGAGCCGATACGACCAGTTTGGCCACGCGGGGGTCGGGCAGGGGGCAGGCTTCGAAGGCGGTCCGGGCGGCCCCGGGGGAACCGGGTTTGATTTTGGGGATTTTGGCGGATTCGGGGATATCTTTGACATGTTTTTCGGCGGCGGCCGGCAGCGGACCGGTCCGCTGCGAGGGGCGGATTTGGAATACGACCTCTCCCTCGAATTCCGGGAAGCGGCTTTCGGGGTGGAAAAGGAAATTCGCGTGCCAAGGACGGAAACCTGCGACCGGTGTGGGGGCAGCGGCGCCCGGCCCGGGACCCAGGTGGAACGTTGCCCGGTGTGCGGAGGGACGGGTCAACAGGAGAATGTCGTCAATACCCCCTTGGGCCGGATGGTTACCCGAAGGCCGTGTTCCCGATGTAAAGGGGAAGGGCGGATTATCCCGGACCCTTGCCCAAAATGCCAAGGCCGCGGTCAGATACGGGTGGTGCGCACAGTGAGCGTCAAAGTTCCCGCTGGCGTGGATACGGGCAACCGCATTCGGATGGCGGGCCACGGGGAGCCGGGCACCCGGGGCGGTCCGCCCGGCGATTTGTTTATCGTGATCCACGTCCGCCCGGATCCGGTGTTTCAGCGGGAAGGGTTCGACGTGCATTGCCAGGTTCCCATTACTTTTACCCAGGCGGCTCTCGGGGACGATATCGAGGTGCCGACTCTGGAGGGTCGCGCACAGTTGAGGATACCACCGGGCACCCAGACGGGCACTGCGTTTCGGCTCAAAGGTCAGGGCATTCCCCGGCTACGAGGTGGGGGACGGGGCGATGAACACGTCCAGGTGTTCGTGGTGACGCCGACCCGCCTTTCCGACCGAGCCCGGCGTCTGTTGCGGGAGTTGGGCGAGGAGTTGGGGGAAGACATCCACGAACAGAACCAGACTTTTTTCGAGCGCATGAAAAGTGCCTTCAGCCGGGATGGGCGGAACGGCTGA